The following coding sequences lie in one Pseudomonas sp. B33.4 genomic window:
- a CDS encoding phospholipase D family protein encodes MSFRQPLFALLLLASFLSGCASLDVPREPSQALPAVDSSFGRSIQAQAAPYQGRSGFRLLSNSSEAFTARAELIRNAQTSLDLQYYIVHDGISTRMLVEELLKAADRGVRVRILLDDTTSDGLDQIIATLAAHPQIQIRLFNPLHLGRSTGVTRAAGRLFNLSLQHRRMHNKLWLADNSAAIVGGRNLGDEYFDAEPNLNFTDIDMLSVGPVAEQLGHSFDQYWNSALSKPIDEFLSSQPTAKDLENTRTRLEESLEETRKQNHALYQQLMTFTTAPRMDIWRKELIWAWNQALWDAPSKVLAKGEPDPQLLLTTQLAPELRGVSKELIMISAYFVPGQPGLVYLTGRADAGVTVSLLTNSLEATDVPAVHGGYAPYRKALLEHGVKLYELRRQPGDNYGSGPHVFYSKSFRGSDSSLHSKAMIFDRQKSFIGSFNFDPRSVLWNTEVGVLVDSPELAEHVRELALQGMAPALSYEAKLQDGQIVWVTEDNGQMHTLTKEPGSWWRRFNAWFSTTVGLERML; translated from the coding sequence GTGAGCTTCAGACAGCCCCTGTTCGCTTTGCTGTTACTCGCCTCGTTCCTGAGCGGCTGTGCCAGTCTCGATGTCCCGCGCGAGCCCAGTCAGGCCTTGCCAGCGGTCGATTCCAGCTTCGGCCGTTCGATTCAGGCACAAGCGGCACCCTATCAAGGTCGCTCGGGATTTCGTCTGCTATCCAACAGCAGCGAGGCATTCACTGCACGCGCCGAGCTGATCCGTAACGCCCAGACCAGTCTCGATCTGCAGTACTACATCGTCCATGACGGTATCAGCACGCGGATGCTGGTAGAGGAATTGCTCAAGGCCGCCGACCGTGGCGTGCGCGTGCGCATCCTGCTCGACGACACCACCAGCGATGGCCTCGATCAGATCATCGCCACACTCGCAGCGCATCCGCAGATTCAGATTCGCCTGTTCAACCCGCTGCATCTGGGGCGTAGCACCGGCGTAACGCGCGCAGCCGGACGCCTGTTCAACCTGTCGCTGCAGCATCGACGCATGCATAACAAGTTGTGGCTGGCGGACAACAGTGCGGCCATCGTCGGCGGACGTAATCTGGGCGATGAATATTTCGATGCCGAGCCAAACCTGAATTTCACCGACATCGACATGCTCAGTGTCGGGCCGGTGGCCGAGCAGCTCGGGCACAGTTTCGACCAATACTGGAACAGCGCCCTGAGCAAACCGATCGACGAATTCCTCTCCAGCCAACCGACCGCCAAGGACCTGGAGAACACCCGCACGCGCCTGGAAGAATCGCTGGAAGAAACGCGCAAACAGAATCACGCGCTGTATCAGCAGCTGATGACCTTCACCACCGCGCCGCGCATGGACATCTGGCGAAAGGAGCTGATCTGGGCGTGGAACCAGGCGCTGTGGGATGCGCCGAGCAAGGTGTTGGCCAAGGGCGAGCCGGATCCGCAGTTGCTGCTGACCACGCAACTGGCGCCGGAGCTTAGGGGGGTCAGCAAAGAGCTGATCATGATCTCGGCGTACTTCGTACCAGGCCAGCCAGGGTTGGTGTACCTGACCGGACGCGCCGATGCTGGCGTTACCGTGAGTCTGCTGACCAATTCGCTGGAAGCCACCGACGTGCCGGCGGTGCACGGTGGCTATGCGCCCTATCGCAAGGCGCTGCTGGAACATGGAGTGAAGCTATATGAATTGCGGCGCCAGCCTGGGGATAACTATGGCAGCGGACCGCATGTGTTTTACAGCAAGTCGTTTCGCGGCTCGGATTCAAGCCTGCACAGCAAGGCGATGATCTTCGATCGGCAGAAGTCGTTTATCGGCTCGTTCAACTTCGACCCGCGCTCGGTGTTGTGGAACACCGAAGTCGGGGTCTTGGTCGACAGCCCCGAGCTGGCCGAACATGTTCGCGAACTGGCCTTGCAGGGTATGGCGCCCGCATTAAGTTATGAGGCGAAATTGCAGGATGGCCAGATTGTCTGGGTCACCGAAGACAACGGCCAGATGCATACCCTGACCAAGGAACCGGGGAGTTGGTGGCGACGCTTCAATGCGTGGTTCAGCACCACCGTGGGGCTTGAGCGGATGCTTTGA
- a CDS encoding MFS transporter, whose translation MRWATYFAVLASVLSVGLALGVSMPLVSLRLEGWGYGSFAIGVMAAMPAIGVLLGAKISSHLAARFGTANLMRLCLWAGALSIGLLALLPSYPVWLVLRLMIGVILTIVFILGESWINQLVVEHWRGRLVALYGSSYALSQLSGPLLLGALGTEHDYGFWVGVGLLLVSPLLLLGRSGAPSSEASSVTFRDLWGFARELPAIAWAVSLFAAFEAMILTLLPVYCLQQGFTAEIALAMVSTVVVGDALLQLPIGALADYLSRRTLFAGCAVVLMLSSLAIPMLLDTLLIWPLWVLFGASAGGLFTLSLILIGERYRDDALVRANAHIAQLWGVGCLIGPLAAGAGSQWISGHALPLLMAIGAFGLVILLLRQGAFGTEQTA comes from the coding sequence ATGCGTTGGGCGACGTATTTCGCCGTGTTGGCGTCTGTCTTGAGCGTCGGTCTGGCCCTGGGGGTCAGCATGCCGTTGGTGTCGTTGCGTCTTGAGGGTTGGGGTTACGGTTCCTTCGCCATCGGTGTAATGGCAGCGATGCCGGCGATTGGCGTGTTGTTGGGCGCGAAGATTTCCAGCCATTTGGCGGCGCGCTTCGGCACGGCGAACCTGATGCGCCTGTGCCTGTGGGCCGGGGCACTATCGATCGGCCTGCTGGCGCTGTTGCCAAGTTATCCGGTCTGGCTGGTGCTGCGTCTGATGATCGGGGTGATCCTGACCATCGTGTTCATCCTCGGCGAGAGCTGGATCAATCAACTGGTGGTCGAGCACTGGCGCGGTCGCCTGGTGGCGCTGTATGGCAGCAGCTATGCGTTGAGCCAGCTGTCGGGGCCGTTGCTGTTGGGCGCGCTGGGCACCGAGCATGATTACGGCTTCTGGGTCGGTGTTGGTTTGCTGCTGGTTTCACCGTTGCTGTTGCTCGGTCGCAGCGGCGCGCCGAGCAGTGAGGCAAGCAGCGTGACGTTCCGCGATCTTTGGGGATTCGCACGCGAGCTACCGGCAATTGCCTGGGCGGTGTCGTTGTTTGCCGCGTTCGAGGCAATGATCCTGACGTTGCTGCCGGTGTATTGCCTGCAACAGGGCTTCACCGCCGAAATCGCGCTGGCGATGGTCAGTACCGTGGTGGTCGGCGATGCATTGCTGCAATTGCCGATTGGCGCGTTGGCCGATTATCTGTCGCGGCGCACATTGTTCGCCGGCTGCGCGGTGGTGCTGATGCTGTCGAGTCTGGCGATTCCGATGTTGCTCGATACGCTGCTGATCTGGCCGTTGTGGGTGTTGTTTGGCGCCAGTGCCGGTGGTTTGTTCACCCTGTCGTTGATTCTGATCGGCGAGCGTTATCGCGACGATGCGCTGGTGCGCGCCAATGCGCATATCGCGCAGCTGTGGGGCGTCGGTTGTCTGATCGGGCCGCTGGCGGCGGGGGCGGGGAGCCAATGGATCAGCGGGCATGCGTTGCCGCTGTTGATGGCGATCGGGGCGTTTGGATTGGTGATATTGCTATTGCGCCAAGGGGCATTTGGTACAGAGCAAACGGCTTAA
- the rpmG gene encoding 50S ribosomal protein L33: MRELIRLISSAGTGHFYTTDKNKRTTPDKIEIKKYDPVVRKHVIYKEGKIK; the protein is encoded by the coding sequence ATGCGTGAATTGATTCGTTTGATCTCGAGCGCCGGTACTGGTCACTTCTACACTACCGACAAGAACAAGCGTACTACCCCGGACAAAATCGAGATCAAGAAATATGATCCGGTTGTTCGCAAGCACGTGATCTACAAGGAAGGCAAAATCAAGTAA
- the dut gene encoding dUTP diphosphatase translates to MHALQAKILDPRIGTEFPLPQYATPGSAGLDLRAMLDQDIVIKPGETVLIPTGLSVYIGDPNLAALILPRSGMGHKHGIVLGNLVGLIDSDYQGPLMVSCWNRGQSDFTMTVGERLAQLVLVPVVQAHFEMVEEFVETERGTGGFGHTGTK, encoded by the coding sequence ATGCACGCTTTGCAAGCCAAGATCCTCGACCCACGCATCGGTACTGAATTCCCGCTGCCGCAATACGCCACCCCGGGCTCCGCCGGCCTCGACCTGCGCGCCATGCTGGATCAGGACATCGTGATCAAACCGGGCGAAACCGTGCTGATCCCTACCGGTCTGTCGGTCTACATCGGTGACCCGAACCTCGCCGCGCTGATCCTGCCGCGCTCGGGCATGGGCCATAAGCACGGCATCGTGCTGGGCAATCTCGTCGGTTTGATCGACTCCGATTACCAGGGCCCGCTGATGGTGTCGTGCTGGAACCGTGGCCAGAGCGATTTCACCATGACCGTCGGCGAACGTCTGGCGCAACTGGTGCTGGTACCGGTGGTGCAGGCGCACTTCGAAATGGTCGAAGAGTTCGTCGAAACCGAACGCGGCACCGGCGGTTTCGGTCATACCGGCACCAAATAA
- the radC gene encoding RadC family protein, with translation MSIRDWPAAERPRERLLEHGAASLSDAELLAIFLRTGLPGVSAVDLARNLLTQFGSLRLLLEADQDAFSKQLGLGPAKFAQLQAAQEMNRRHLAEKSRQKPALENPQVVRDYLKSMLRHEPHEVFGCLFLDSKHQVLNFEILFRGSIDNTSVHPREVVKRCLANNAAALILCHNHPSGNTDPSQADRLLTKRLQKALELIDVRVLDHFIVGDGEPLSMAECGWM, from the coding sequence ATGAGTATTCGCGATTGGCCTGCGGCGGAACGGCCGCGGGAAAGGTTACTGGAGCACGGGGCAGCGAGCCTTTCGGACGCTGAGTTATTGGCCATTTTTCTGCGCACTGGATTGCCCGGGGTAAGCGCTGTGGACCTGGCGCGCAATCTGTTGACTCAATTCGGTAGCCTGCGTTTGCTGCTTGAGGCCGATCAGGACGCATTCAGCAAACAATTGGGGCTCGGGCCGGCGAAGTTTGCGCAACTGCAAGCTGCTCAGGAAATGAACAGGCGACATCTGGCTGAGAAATCTCGGCAGAAACCAGCCCTGGAAAACCCTCAGGTCGTTCGCGATTATCTGAAATCGATGCTGCGTCACGAGCCGCATGAGGTGTTTGGTTGCCTGTTTCTTGACTCTAAACATCAAGTACTGAATTTCGAGATACTGTTTCGCGGCTCCATCGACAACACCAGCGTGCATCCGCGCGAGGTGGTTAAGCGATGTCTGGCCAATAATGCCGCTGCGTTGATCCTGTGCCACAACCATCCATCGGGGAATACTGACCCCAGTCAGGCTGATCGATTACTGACCAAGCGTTTGCAGAAGGCACTGGAGTTGATCGATGTGCGGGTGCTCGATCATTTCATCGTTGGCGATGGTGAGCCGCTGTCGATGGCGGAGTGTGGCTGGATGTAA
- the argB gene encoding acetylglutamate kinase — protein sequence MTLEREAAAHTAQVLSEALPYIRRYVGKTLVIKYGGNAMESEELKTGFARDIVLMKAVGINPVVVHGGGPQIGDLLKRLSIESHFVDGMRVTDAATMDVVEMVLGGQVNKSIVNLINRHGGSAIGLTGKDAGLIRAKKLTVTRQTPEMTQPEIIDIGHVGEVVGINTELLNLLVKGNFIPVIAPIGVGENGESYNINADLVAGKVAEALKAEKLMLLTNIAGLMDKSGTVLTGLSTQQVDDLIADGTIYGGMLPKIRCALEAVQGGVGSSLIIDGRVPNAILLEIFTDTGVGTLISNRKRP from the coding sequence ATGACCCTCGAACGCGAAGCCGCCGCCCATACCGCCCAGGTCCTGTCCGAAGCGTTGCCTTACATCCGACGCTATGTCGGCAAGACCCTGGTGATCAAATACGGCGGCAACGCGATGGAAAGCGAGGAGCTGAAAACCGGCTTCGCCCGCGACATCGTCTTGATGAAAGCCGTAGGTATCAACCCCGTGGTCGTGCACGGTGGCGGCCCGCAGATCGGTGATCTGCTCAAGCGTCTGTCGATCGAAAGCCACTTCGTCGACGGCATGCGCGTCACCGACGCCGCGACCATGGACGTCGTGGAAATGGTCTTGGGCGGTCAGGTCAACAAAAGCATCGTCAACCTGATCAACCGCCACGGCGGCAGCGCCATCGGCCTGACCGGTAAAGACGCCGGGCTGATTCGTGCGAAGAAGCTCACCGTGACCCGCCAGACCCCGGAGATGACCCAGCCGGAAATCATCGACATCGGTCACGTCGGCGAAGTCGTCGGGATCAACACCGAGCTGCTTAACCTGCTGGTCAAAGGCAACTTCATCCCGGTCATCGCGCCGATTGGTGTGGGTGAGAACGGCGAGTCGTACAACATCAACGCCGATCTGGTGGCCGGTAAAGTCGCCGAGGCGCTGAAAGCCGAGAAGCTGATGCTGCTGACCAACATCGCCGGCCTGATGGACAAGTCGGGCACGGTGTTGACCGGTCTCAGCACGCAGCAGGTCGATGATCTGATCGCCGACGGCACCATCTACGGCGGCATGCTGCCGAAGATCCGTTGCGCGCTGGAAGCGGTTCAGGGCGGCGTGGGCAGCTCGCTGATCATCGACGGTCGCGTGCCGAATGCGATCCTGCTGGAAATCTTCACCGACACCGGTGTGGGTACGCTGATCAGCAATCGCAAACGTCCGTAA
- a CDS encoding aldehyde dehydrogenase — MTTLTRADWEQRARDLKIEGRAYLDGEYTDAVSGETFECISPVDGRLLGKIASCDVADAQRAVENARATFNSGVWSRLAPTKRKATMIRFAGLLKQHAEELALLETLDMGKPISDSLYIDVPGAAQALSWSGEAIDKIYDEVAATPHDQLGLVTREPVGVVGAIVPWNFPLMMACWKLGPALSTGNSVILKPSEKSPLTAIRIAALAVEAGIPKGVLNVLPGYGHTVGKALALHNDVDTLVFTGSTKIAKQLMIYSGESNMKRVWLEAGGKSPNIVFADAPDLQAAAESAASAIAFNQGEVCTAGSRLLVERSIKDTFLPMVIEALKTWKPGNPLDPATNVGALVDTQQMNTVLSYIESGHSDGAKLVAGGKRILQETGGTYVEPTIFDGVSNAMKIAQEEIFGPVLSVIAFDTAEEAVQIANDTPYGLAAAVWTQDISKAHLTAKALRAGSVWVNQYDGGDMTAPFGGFKQSGNGRDKSLHAFDKYTELKATWIKL; from the coding sequence ATGACCACCCTGACTCGTGCCGACTGGGAACAACGCGCCCGCGACCTGAAGATCGAAGGCCGCGCCTACCTTGATGGCGAATACACTGATGCCGTCTCCGGTGAGACCTTCGAATGCATCAGCCCGGTCGATGGCCGTCTGCTCGGCAAGATTGCCAGCTGTGACGTCGCCGACGCTCAGCGCGCTGTGGAAAACGCCCGCGCCACCTTCAATTCCGGCGTCTGGTCGCGCCTGGCGCCGACCAAACGCAAAGCCACCATGATTCGTTTTGCCGGCCTGCTGAAACAGCACGCCGAAGAATTGGCTCTGCTCGAAACCCTCGACATGGGCAAGCCGATCAGCGATTCGCTGTACATCGATGTGCCGGGCGCGGCACAAGCGCTGAGCTGGAGCGGTGAAGCGATCGACAAGATCTACGACGAAGTCGCTGCCACGCCGCACGATCAACTGGGTCTGGTGACCCGCGAGCCGGTGGGTGTGGTCGGCGCCATCGTGCCGTGGAACTTCCCGCTGATGATGGCTTGCTGGAAACTCGGCCCGGCTCTGTCGACCGGTAACTCGGTGATCCTCAAACCGTCGGAAAAATCCCCGCTGACCGCCATCCGCATCGCTGCGCTGGCCGTTGAGGCCGGTATTCCGAAAGGCGTGCTCAACGTGCTGCCGGGCTACGGCCACACCGTTGGCAAGGCGCTGGCCCTGCACAACGATGTCGACACGCTGGTGTTCACCGGTTCGACCAAGATTGCCAAGCAACTGATGATCTACTCCGGCGAATCGAACATGAAACGTGTCTGGCTCGAAGCCGGCGGCAAGAGCCCGAACATCGTCTTTGCTGATGCGCCGGATCTGCAGGCCGCTGCCGAATCGGCTGCCAGTGCCATCGCCTTCAACCAGGGCGAAGTCTGCACCGCCGGTTCGCGTCTGCTGGTCGAGCGTTCGATCAAGGACACATTCCTGCCGATGGTGATCGAGGCGCTGAAAACCTGGAAGCCGGGCAACCCGCTGGATCCGGCTACCAATGTCGGGGCGCTGGTCGATACCCAGCAAATGAACACCGTGCTGTCGTACATCGAATCCGGCCACAGCGATGGCGCCAAACTGGTCGCTGGCGGCAAGCGCATTCTGCAGGAAACTGGCGGCACTTACGTTGAGCCGACGATTTTCGACGGCGTGAGCAACGCGATGAAGATCGCTCAGGAGGAGATCTTCGGGCCAGTGCTGTCGGTCATCGCTTTCGATACTGCCGAGGAAGCCGTCCAGATTGCCAACGACACGCCGTACGGCCTGGCCGCAGCAGTCTGGACGCAAGACATCTCCAAGGCGCACCTGACCGCCAAGGCGCTGCGTGCTGGCAGCGTTTGGGTCAACCAGTATGACGGCGGCGACATGACTGCGCCGTTCGGCGGCTTCAAGCAGTCGGGCAACGGTCGCGACAAGTCGCTGCACGCGTTCGACAAGTACACCGAGCTGAAGGCGACGTGGATCAAGCTGTAA
- a CDS encoding cupin domain-containing protein, with product MNIQNVVDISLTSSEAERYRPDPAKVLKGDPEQAVFHQYESPCGQMGVGVWEGAVGQWTVNYTEHEYCEILQGVSVLRDNDGNAKTLRVGDRFVIPAGFRGTWEVLEACRKIYVIFEQKA from the coding sequence ATGAACATCCAGAACGTCGTCGACATCAGCCTGACCAGCAGCGAAGCAGAACGCTATCGTCCGGACCCGGCCAAAGTGCTGAAGGGTGATCCTGAGCAAGCGGTGTTCCATCAGTACGAAAGCCCTTGTGGGCAGATGGGCGTCGGCGTGTGGGAAGGTGCGGTGGGGCAATGGACGGTGAATTACACCGAGCATGAATACTGCGAGATTTTGCAGGGCGTTTCGGTGCTGCGTGATAACGATGGCAATGCCAAGACGCTGCGTGTGGGCGACCGGTTTGTGATTCCGGCAGGGTTTCGTGGCACCTGGGAAGTGCTTGAAGCCTGCCGCAAGATCTATGTGATCTTCGAACAGAAAGCGTAA
- a CDS encoding ABC transporter substrate-binding protein: MRLAALPLLLAPLLLSPLAEAAALSVCTEASPEGFDVVQYNSLTTTNASADVLMNRLVDFDTASGKVVPSLADSWEVSTDGLTYVFKLHPQVKFHSTEYFKPSRELTAEDVKFSFDRMLDPANPWHKVAQSGFPHAQSMQLPALIKKIDALDPLTVRFTLDHPDSTFLATLSMGFASIYSAEYADKLMKAGATDKLNSQPIGTGPFVFNRFQKDAAIRYKANPDYFGGKPAVDPLIFAITPDANVRLQKLRRNECQIALSPKPLDVQAALKEPTLKVEKTDAFMTAFVGINSQHPPLDKPEVRQAINLAFDKANYIKAVFEDTAEAANGPYPPNTWSYTKNLPGYPHDVAKAKALLAKAGLKDGFQTTIWTRPSGSLLNPNPSLGAQMLQSDLAEIGIQAEIRVIEWGELIRRAKAGEHDLLFMGWAGDNGDPDNFLTPQFSCAAVKSGTNFARYCNADLDKLISAGKTTSEQGVRTKLYEQAQAQIQQQALWLPLAHPTAYALTRKDVQGYSVSPFGRQDYSKTSVKP; this comes from the coding sequence ATGCGCCTTGCTGCCCTACCCCTGTTGCTCGCCCCGCTCCTGCTGAGCCCTCTGGCCGAGGCCGCCGCGCTGAGCGTCTGCACCGAGGCCAGCCCGGAAGGGTTCGACGTGGTGCAATACAACTCGCTGACCACCACCAACGCCTCGGCCGACGTGCTGATGAACCGCTTGGTGGATTTCGACACCGCCAGCGGCAAAGTCGTGCCGAGCCTGGCCGACAGCTGGGAAGTCAGCACCGATGGCCTGACTTACGTGTTCAAACTGCACCCGCAGGTGAAATTTCACTCGACCGAGTACTTCAAGCCGAGCCGCGAGCTGACCGCCGAAGACGTCAAATTCAGCTTCGACCGCATGCTCGACCCGGCCAACCCGTGGCACAAAGTTGCCCAGAGCGGCTTCCCGCATGCGCAGTCGATGCAGTTGCCAGCACTGATCAAGAAGATCGACGCCCTCGATCCGCTGACCGTGCGCTTCACCCTTGATCACCCGGACTCAACGTTCCTGGCGACCCTGAGCATGGGCTTCGCCTCGATTTACTCTGCCGAATACGCCGACAAACTGATGAAGGCCGGCGCGACGGACAAGCTCAACAGCCAGCCGATCGGCACCGGCCCGTTCGTGTTCAACCGTTTCCAGAAAGACGCGGCGATCCGCTACAAGGCCAACCCGGATTATTTCGGCGGCAAACCTGCGGTCGACCCGTTGATCTTCGCCATCACCCCGGACGCCAACGTGCGCCTGCAGAAGCTGCGACGCAATGAATGCCAGATCGCCCTGTCACCGAAGCCACTCGACGTACAAGCCGCGCTGAAAGAACCGACGCTGAAAGTCGAAAAGACTGACGCGTTCATGACCGCTTTCGTCGGCATTAACAGCCAGCATCCGCCGCTGGACAAGCCGGAAGTGCGTCAGGCAATCAACCTCGCCTTCGACAAGGCCAACTACATCAAGGCTGTGTTTGAAGACACCGCCGAAGCCGCCAACGGCCCTTACCCGCCGAACACCTGGAGTTACACGAAGAACCTGCCGGGTTACCCGCACGATGTCGCCAAAGCCAAGGCATTGCTGGCCAAGGCCGGGTTGAAGGACGGTTTCCAGACCACCATCTGGACGCGTCCTTCCGGCAGCCTGCTGAATCCGAACCCGAGCCTGGGCGCACAGATGTTGCAGTCAGATCTGGCGGAAATCGGCATTCAGGCGGAAATCCGTGTGATCGAGTGGGGCGAATTGATTCGCCGCGCCAAAGCCGGCGAGCATGACCTGCTGTTCATGGGTTGGGCCGGCGATAACGGCGACCCGGACAACTTCCTCACGCCGCAGTTTTCCTGCGCTGCGGTCAAATCGGGCACCAACTTCGCGCGATATTGCAATGCCGATCTGGACAAGCTGATCAGCGCCGGCAAGACCACTAGCGAGCAAGGTGTGCGCACCAAGTTGTACGAGCAGGCGCAGGCGCAGATTCAACAGCAGGCGCTGTGGCTGCCGCTGGCGCATCCGACGGCTTACGCATTGACGCGCAAAGACGTGCAGGGCTATTCGGTCAGCCCGTTTGGCCGTCAGGACTATTCCAAAACCAGCGTCAAGCCATAA
- a CDS encoding I78 family peptidase inhibitor, protein MTGSCNINAVTFALGQFATPTTLSTIRAAAGVQKHRLERPEDMFNLLPKPDRIRVLVNDQNEIVELICG, encoded by the coding sequence ATGACCGGTTCCTGCAATATCAACGCCGTGACATTCGCGCTCGGCCAATTCGCTACCCCGACAACCCTGAGCACCATCCGCGCCGCCGCTGGCGTACAAAAGCATCGACTCGAGCGCCCGGAGGATATGTTCAACCTCCTGCCCAAGCCTGACCGCATCAGGGTGCTGGTTAACGATCAAAACGAGATCGTTGAACTCATCTGCGGCTGA
- the coaBC gene encoding bifunctional phosphopantothenoylcysteine decarboxylase/phosphopantothenate--cysteine ligase CoaBC, protein MQRLYRKRIVLGVGGGIAAYKSADLVRRLIDQGAEVRVVMTRGGAEFITPLTMQALSGHPVHLDLLDPAAEAAMGHIELAKWADLVLIAPATADLLARLAQGIANDLLTTLVLATDAVVAVAPAMNQAMWRDPATQANLQLLESRGLKTFGPASGSQACGDVGMGRMMEATDLAQCAADCFQRQALTGKHVVITAGPTQENIDPVRYITNHSSGKMGFALAEAAVEAGARVTLISGPVHLPTPDRVTRIDVVSARDMLAACESAIPCDVFIASAAVADYRPEVVAPQKLKKDPTSGDGFVLQMVRNPDILATIATRPDRPFSVGFAAETEHLLDYAARKLKDKNLDLIVANDVANPSIGFNSEENACSVIDRALHATVFAQTSKSKIARQLVTFIAERLNQV, encoded by the coding sequence ATGCAGCGGCTGTATCGGAAACGCATCGTTCTGGGCGTCGGCGGCGGCATCGCGGCCTACAAGAGCGCTGATCTGGTTCGTCGCCTGATCGACCAGGGCGCCGAAGTGCGCGTGGTCATGACCCGTGGCGGCGCCGAGTTCATCACCCCGCTGACCATGCAGGCCTTGTCCGGCCACCCGGTGCACCTCGACTTGCTCGACCCGGCCGCCGAAGCCGCGATGGGCCACATCGAGCTGGCCAAGTGGGCCGATCTGGTGCTGATCGCGCCGGCCACCGCCGACCTGCTCGCCCGCCTGGCGCAAGGCATCGCCAACGATTTGCTGACCACGCTGGTGCTGGCCACCGACGCTGTTGTCGCTGTCGCGCCAGCCATGAATCAGGCGATGTGGCGCGATCCGGCGACTCAGGCCAACCTGCAACTTCTGGAAAGCCGTGGCCTGAAGACCTTCGGCCCAGCCTCGGGCAGTCAGGCCTGTGGCGACGTCGGCATGGGCCGGATGATGGAAGCCACCGATCTGGCGCAATGCGCGGCGGACTGCTTCCAGCGTCAGGCACTGACCGGTAAGCACGTCGTCATCACCGCCGGCCCGACTCAGGAAAACATCGATCCGGTGCGCTACATCACCAACCACAGCTCCGGCAAAATGGGCTTCGCCCTGGCTGAAGCAGCGGTTGAGGCCGGCGCCCGCGTGACCCTGATCAGCGGCCCAGTGCACCTGCCAACGCCAGATCGCGTCACGCGCATCGACGTAGTCAGTGCCCGCGACATGCTCGCGGCTTGCGAATCGGCGATCCCGTGCGACGTGTTCATCGCCTCGGCAGCCGTAGCGGACTACCGCCCGGAAGTGGTTGCCCCGCAGAAATTGAAGAAAGACCCTACGAGCGGCGACGGCTTCGTCCTGCAAATGGTGCGTAACCCGGACATCCTGGCCACCATCGCGACCCGTCCCGACCGTCCGTTCAGTGTCGGCTTTGCCGCCGAGACCGAACACTTGCTCGACTACGCTGCACGCAAGCTGAAGGACAAGAATCTCGATTTGATCGTCGCCAACGACGTCGCCAACCCGAGCATCGGTTTCAACAGCGAAGAAAACGCCTGCAGCGTGATTGACCGTGCGCTGCACGCCACGGTTTTCGCCCAGACCAGCAAGAGCAAGATCGCTCGCCAACTGGTCACTTTTATCGCCGAACGTCTGAACCAGGTTTAA
- the rpmB gene encoding 50S ribosomal protein L28, with protein sequence MSRVCQVTGKGPVTGNNISHANNKTRRRFLPNLQHHRFWVEEEKRFVRLRVSAKGMRIIDKRGITVVLAELRRDGKI encoded by the coding sequence ATGTCGAGAGTATGTCAAGTTACCGGTAAGGGTCCGGTGACTGGGAATAACATTTCCCACGCAAACAACAAAACCCGTCGTCGTTTCCTGCCGAACCTGCAGCATCACCGCTTCTGGGTTGAAGAAGAGAAACGTTTTGTGCGTCTGCGCGTATCTGCCAAAGGCATGCGTATCATCGACAAGCGTGGCATCACTGTCGTGCTCGCCGAACTTCGCCGCGATGGCAAGATTTAA